In a genomic window of Streptomyces katrae:
- the cbiE gene encoding precorrin-6y C5,15-methyltransferase (decarboxylating) subunit CbiE, with protein MADRVTVIGWDGSPLTAAARSALSAATLVAGAAHHLALPEVPPGAERIRLGSLGLAARRIAGHRGTAVVLADGDPGFFGVVRTLRAPEHGLEVEVVPAVSSVAAAFARAGMPWDDAQVVVAHPRTLRRAVNVCRARGKVAVLTSPGAGPAELALLLEGVHRTFVICEELGTDRERVTVLTSDAAADHTWRDPNVVIVIGGAGHPAAADAPWLLGQNPAQNPAAGRGWARPHTDPYAGEGESPQLRAAQLARLGPRPGDLVWDIGTGHGALAVDAAAFGAAVIAVDADPRACERTTAAARRRGVQIQVVTGRAPHVLENLPEPDVVRVGGGGAPVVAAVADRRPERIVSHASTRDEAEAIGRTLTEHGYAVECALLQSVGLDTRTWAEQERSVVFLLAAERPVNR; from the coding sequence ATGGCCGACCGGGTCACGGTGATCGGCTGGGACGGCTCCCCCCTGACCGCGGCCGCCCGGTCCGCGCTCTCCGCGGCCACCCTCGTGGCCGGCGCCGCCCACCACCTCGCGCTCCCCGAAGTCCCGCCCGGCGCCGAACGCATCCGCCTCGGCAGCCTCGGCCTCGCCGCCCGCCGCATCGCCGGCCACCGCGGCACCGCCGTCGTCCTCGCCGACGGGGACCCCGGCTTCTTCGGTGTCGTACGCACCCTGCGCGCCCCCGAACACGGCCTGGAAGTAGAGGTCGTCCCCGCCGTCTCCTCCGTCGCCGCCGCCTTCGCCCGTGCCGGAATGCCCTGGGACGACGCCCAGGTCGTCGTCGCCCACCCCCGCACCCTGCGCCGCGCCGTCAACGTCTGCCGCGCCCGCGGCAAGGTCGCCGTCCTCACCTCGCCCGGCGCCGGCCCCGCCGAACTCGCCCTGCTCCTCGAAGGGGTCCACCGGACCTTCGTCATCTGCGAGGAACTGGGCACCGACCGCGAACGCGTCACCGTCCTCACCTCCGACGCCGCCGCCGACCACACCTGGCGCGACCCCAACGTCGTCATCGTCATCGGCGGCGCCGGACACCCCGCAGCCGCCGACGCCCCCTGGCTCCTCGGCCAGAACCCCGCCCAGAACCCCGCCGCCGGACGCGGCTGGGCCCGCCCGCACACCGACCCGTACGCGGGGGAGGGGGAGTCGCCGCAGCTGCGCGCCGCCCAGCTCGCCCGCCTCGGCCCCCGTCCCGGCGACCTCGTCTGGGACATCGGCACCGGGCACGGCGCCCTCGCCGTCGACGCGGCCGCCTTCGGCGCCGCCGTCATCGCCGTCGACGCCGACCCGCGCGCCTGCGAACGCACAACCGCCGCCGCCCGCAGGCGCGGTGTACAGATCCAGGTCGTCACGGGCCGCGCTCCACACGTACTCGAGAACCTGCCCGAACCCGATGTCGTGCGGGTCGGGGGCGGCGGCGCCCCGGTCGTCGCCGCCGTCGCCGACCGCCGCCCCGAACGGATCGTCAGCCACGCCTCCACGCGCGACGAGGCCGAGGCGATCGGACGCACCCTCACCGAACACGGGTACGCCGTCGAATGCGCGCTCCTGCAGTCCGTCGGCCTCGACACCAGGACCTGGGCCGAACAGGAGCGTTCCGTCGTGTTCCTGCTGGCAGCCGAACGCCCCGTGAACCGCTGA
- a CDS encoding MetQ/NlpA family ABC transporter substrate-binding protein, which produces MRKNTKLTAIAAASAALALGLTACGSSSDPSSTKADGGKVDESKPLVIAASPSPHADILNFVKDKLAAKEGLKLEVKEFTDYVLPNTATEQGQVDGNYFQHKPYLDDFNKKNGTHIVPVVNVHLEPLGLYSKKVKALTDIKAGQTIAVPNDTTNEGRALQLLAANKLITLKDGVGTSAKLSDITDKKGLEFKELEAATVPRALNDVDAAVINGNYALEAHLSPAKDALVLEKAEGNPYANFLAVKDGNQNDPRIQKLAKLLNSDEVKKFIQDKYQGSVIPAFGTPAA; this is translated from the coding sequence GTGCGTAAGAACACCAAGCTCACCGCCATCGCCGCCGCCTCCGCCGCGCTCGCCCTCGGCCTCACCGCCTGCGGCAGCTCCTCGGACCCGTCCTCCACCAAGGCCGACGGCGGCAAGGTCGACGAGAGCAAGCCCCTGGTCATCGCCGCCTCCCCGAGCCCCCACGCCGACATCCTGAACTTCGTCAAGGACAAGCTCGCGGCCAAGGAAGGCCTCAAGCTGGAGGTGAAGGAGTTCACGGACTACGTCCTGCCCAACACCGCCACCGAGCAGGGCCAGGTCGACGGCAACTACTTCCAGCACAAGCCGTACCTCGACGACTTCAACAAGAAGAACGGCACCCACATCGTGCCCGTCGTGAACGTGCACCTGGAGCCCCTCGGCCTCTACTCCAAGAAGGTCAAGGCCCTCACCGACATCAAGGCCGGCCAGACCATCGCCGTCCCCAACGACACCACCAACGAGGGCCGCGCCCTCCAGCTGCTCGCCGCGAACAAGCTGATCACCCTCAAGGACGGCGTCGGTACCAGCGCCAAGCTCTCCGACATCACCGACAAGAAGGGCCTGGAGTTCAAGGAGCTGGAGGCCGCCACGGTCCCGCGCGCCCTGAACGACGTCGACGCCGCCGTCATCAACGGCAACTACGCCCTCGAGGCCCACCTCTCGCCCGCCAAGGACGCCCTGGTCCTGGAGAAGGCCGAGGGCAACCCGTACGCGAACTTCCTGGCGGTCAAGGACGGCAACCAGAACGACCCGCGCATCCAGAAGCTCGCCAAGCTCCTGAACTCCGACGAGGTCAAGAAGTTCATCCAGGACAAGTACCAGGGCTCCGTCATCCCCGCCTTCGGAACCCCGGCCGCCTGA
- a CDS encoding sigma-70 family RNA polymerase sigma factor — MDLRRESELIEELRPLLSAEAAAEAPAAGVDAADLEQAVWVRLLEQGPTGPGPAGRARWLRRAVRAEARLARRRARREVPYGTAPAPTAEPEDALLHGEENRALRSAVARLPGRCPELIAALLSPRDLTYREIAGELGISQGSLGPVRSRCLGCLRRMLAGEVAAPGPWGKER; from the coding sequence ATGGACCTGCGACGCGAATCGGAACTCATCGAGGAACTGCGCCCGCTGCTCTCCGCCGAGGCGGCCGCGGAAGCCCCCGCCGCCGGGGTCGACGCCGCCGACCTGGAACAGGCCGTCTGGGTGAGGCTGCTCGAACAGGGCCCGACCGGCCCCGGCCCGGCCGGCCGGGCCCGCTGGCTGCGGCGGGCCGTGCGCGCCGAGGCCCGGCTCGCCCGGCGCCGGGCGCGGCGGGAGGTCCCGTACGGAACCGCCCCCGCACCCACCGCCGAACCCGAGGACGCCCTGCTGCACGGGGAGGAGAACCGCGCCCTCCGATCGGCGGTCGCCCGATTGCCGGGACGCTGCCCCGAGCTGATAGCCGCACTTCTGTCGCCCAGGGACCTCACATACCGTGAAATCGCAGGAGAGTTGGGTATCTCACAAGGAAGTTTAGGGCCGGTACGTTCCCGTTGCCTGGGATGTCTGCGCAGAATGCTCGCTGGAGAGGTTGCGGCTCCTGGCCCGTGGGGAAAGGAGCGGTAG
- a CDS encoding GNAT family N-acetyltransferase has translation MTTTFPDVTISTDRLVLRPFEEEDVTALAEMMNDEQVTAWTPAPHPYTRADAHAWATDRSHAERTTGRGIVLAVTEFLTHRLVGSVHLRDTDWRTRTTEIRYVTAPWARGEGYASESVLAVARWLFREQQFERLELRTAADNTAAQQVAQKIGCISEGVLRNAWTVRTQSADGSWADTRTDLIVWSLVPEDLDDAGTDPYGEEYGAYETHDSHEARQSRAGHPAHAATADRSRPVTR, from the coding sequence ATGACTACCACCTTCCCGGACGTCACCATCAGCACGGACCGGCTGGTGCTGCGCCCCTTCGAGGAGGAGGACGTCACCGCGCTCGCCGAGATGATGAACGACGAGCAGGTCACCGCCTGGACCCCGGCCCCGCACCCCTACACCCGCGCCGACGCCCACGCCTGGGCCACCGACCGCTCCCACGCCGAACGCACCACGGGCCGCGGCATCGTCCTCGCCGTCACCGAATTCCTCACCCACCGCCTCGTCGGCAGCGTCCACCTCCGCGACACCGACTGGCGCACCCGCACCACCGAGATCCGCTACGTCACCGCCCCCTGGGCCCGCGGCGAGGGCTACGCCAGCGAATCCGTCCTCGCCGTCGCCCGCTGGCTCTTCCGCGAGCAGCAGTTCGAGAGACTCGAACTGCGCACCGCCGCCGACAACACCGCCGCCCAGCAGGTCGCCCAGAAGATCGGCTGCATCAGCGAAGGCGTCCTGCGCAACGCCTGGACCGTCCGCACCCAGTCCGCCGACGGCAGCTGGGCCGACACCCGCACCGACCTCATCGTGTGGAGCCTGGTCCCCGAGGACCTCGACGACGCCGGCACCGACCCCTACGGCGAGGAGTACGGCGCCTACGAGACCCACGACAGCCACGAGGCCCGCCAGTCCCGCGCCGGCCACCCCGCCCACGCCGCCACCGCGGACCGCAGCCGTCCCGTGACCAGGTAG
- the cobT gene encoding nicotinate-nucleotide--dimethylbenzimidazole phosphoribosyltransferase, with protein MTDTGQVPGEGHPDNAGMVDQQGVPAPVPPMPPLPPMPPAGYAFQDLVDDPAEDEELLLMPSGHGQGSWSDPQVVPPVPAFPGEFPADQGYTEYPQAEYQQAEYPQSPAQPQAAGYPEPGPLGFPEPGFAMPGQQPVAGQEPVPGQEAVPGAQAPVPGQQAAPGQPVQGQPMPGQPLAGQAVQDHALAGQPAQDHSLAGQPLPGQPMPGPSLGFPDGAFPDPASPEGFADPAGYSAGAHETGGRDSGSLDLGGLVVPPAAAAAAGQIPHAAPVTPSRRPLHMGPPVPEATGGVVRSLADRGPAAAPAATVAPPMPAAPAVAVPTGAPAVAVVPAPAAEAAPEAGPDAAAAEGATAPETPPGAEPLGVAEPSAAAEAGAGTPGAPEPVPGADAAPGVPGVPAAGPEYLDVPGAEAPVAPAAPVAAQLGEIPPQAGAPWAAEPAGAGAEQAAPGAAEGQGVVGQPVAEGQAAIDGLPVNEGQAAADAQPVAVLDGGPGADGQAVAEGQAAAEAQPAADAQPAAEVQAAAAEGAPVADGQAVAEPAGAPQAVVAATEAGEAVEGAVATEAAAGPEGVTAPEGAPAPVAEEAPAVAGTPGNPEPAEAAQAPEAAEAPAEPAAGTTPADAAVQVADAPAATPAEPADPAAEADVPAEPAPGSAEAAQPVAADAEPAVGEPAPADGEAAAAPRPSVGDPAPGYADAEREAVLRVMRERRDIRNGFRTDPIPHEVLLRVLEAAHHAPSVGHSQPWDFVVIRSAETRRTMHELAQRQREAYAKSLPKGRAKQFKELKIEAILDTPVNIVVTADPTRGGRHTLGRHTQPQMAPYSSALAVENLWLAARAEGLGVGWVSFFDEREMVRALGLPEHLEVVAYLCVGYVDEFPEEPELMQAGWAQRRPLAWVVHEETYGRRALPGEAPHDLLSDTVAGIRPLDAKALGEAWERQKRMTKPAGALGMLEIISAQLAGLSRVCPPPIPEPAAVAIFAGDHGVHAQGVTPWPQEVTTQMVANFLGGGAVCNAFANQVGAEVCVVDVGVKGDLPATPGLLPRKVRPGTDDLSAGPAMSREDAVAAIEVGIETARDLVAAGNKALLTGEMGIANTTVSAALISVFTGVDPAEVTGRGTGINDETHARKVDVVRRALELHQPDVNDPIGVLAAIGGLEHAAIVGLILGGASLRTPVILDGVSAGAAALVARAIAPEALSACIAGHRSAEPGHVAALNKLGLRPLVDLDLRLGEGTGALLALPLVQSAARAMHEVATFDSAGVTEK; from the coding sequence ATGACTGACACCGGCCAGGTCCCGGGCGAGGGTCACCCGGACAACGCGGGCATGGTGGATCAGCAGGGCGTTCCCGCTCCGGTCCCGCCGATGCCCCCGCTGCCGCCGATGCCCCCGGCCGGCTACGCCTTCCAGGACCTCGTCGACGACCCGGCCGAGGACGAGGAACTGCTGCTGATGCCCAGCGGGCACGGGCAGGGCTCCTGGAGCGACCCGCAGGTGGTCCCGCCGGTCCCCGCCTTCCCCGGCGAGTTCCCCGCGGACCAGGGTTACACCGAATACCCCCAGGCCGAGTACCAGCAGGCCGAGTACCCCCAGTCCCCGGCGCAGCCCCAGGCCGCCGGCTACCCCGAGCCGGGGCCCCTCGGCTTCCCGGAGCCCGGGTTCGCCATGCCGGGTCAGCAGCCGGTCGCGGGCCAGGAGCCGGTCCCGGGTCAGGAGGCCGTGCCCGGTGCTCAGGCGCCGGTCCCGGGTCAGCAGGCCGCGCCGGGTCAGCCCGTGCAGGGGCAGCCGATGCCGGGTCAGCCCCTGGCGGGCCAGGCCGTGCAGGACCACGCCCTGGCGGGCCAGCCGGCTCAGGACCACTCCCTCGCGGGTCAGCCGCTGCCCGGTCAGCCGATGCCCGGGCCGTCGCTCGGCTTCCCTGACGGCGCGTTCCCCGACCCCGCTTCCCCCGAAGGCTTCGCCGACCCCGCCGGGTACAGCGCAGGTGCGCACGAGACCGGCGGCCGTGACTCCGGCTCCCTGGACCTCGGCGGGCTCGTGGTCCCGCCCGCGGCCGCCGCCGCGGCCGGGCAGATCCCGCACGCCGCGCCCGTGACCCCGTCCCGCCGGCCCCTCCACATGGGACCGCCCGTGCCCGAGGCCACCGGGGGAGTCGTACGTTCCCTCGCGGACCGGGGGCCCGCCGCGGCGCCGGCCGCCACCGTGGCGCCGCCGATGCCGGCCGCCCCCGCCGTCGCCGTCCCGACCGGGGCCCCCGCCGTCGCCGTCGTCCCCGCCCCGGCGGCGGAAGCGGCCCCGGAGGCCGGACCGGACGCAGCCGCCGCCGAGGGTGCGACCGCCCCCGAGACCCCGCCGGGCGCCGAGCCCCTGGGCGTGGCCGAGCCGTCGGCCGCCGCCGAGGCCGGTGCGGGGACGCCGGGCGCGCCGGAGCCGGTTCCGGGTGCGGATGCGGCTCCCGGGGTGCCCGGGGTGCCTGCCGCGGGTCCCGAGTACCTTGACGTTCCGGGCGCGGAGGCGCCCGTGGCCCCGGCCGCCCCGGTCGCCGCGCAGCTGGGCGAGATCCCGCCGCAGGCCGGCGCGCCCTGGGCGGCGGAGCCCGCGGGTGCGGGTGCCGAGCAGGCGGCTCCGGGTGCGGCCGAGGGCCAGGGCGTCGTCGGACAGCCCGTGGCCGAGGGCCAGGCGGCGATCGACGGCCTGCCGGTGAACGAGGGCCAGGCCGCAGCCGACGCCCAGCCGGTGGCCGTGCTCGACGGCGGGCCCGGTGCCGACGGCCAGGCGGTGGCCGAGGGCCAGGCCGCAGCCGAGGCCCAGCCGGCCGCAGACGCCCAGCCGGCGGCCGAGGTGCAGGCCGCCGCGGCTGAAGGCGCGCCCGTGGCCGACGGCCAGGCCGTGGCCGAGCCTGCCGGGGCGCCGCAGGCCGTTGTGGCCGCGACGGAGGCGGGCGAGGCCGTCGAGGGCGCTGTGGCCACCGAGGCGGCCGCCGGGCCCGAGGGCGTCACCGCCCCCGAAGGCGCCCCCGCGCCGGTGGCCGAGGAGGCCCCGGCCGTCGCGGGCACGCCCGGCAACCCCGAGCCCGCCGAGGCGGCGCAGGCCCCCGAGGCCGCGGAGGCCCCGGCCGAGCCCGCCGCCGGGACCACCCCCGCAGACGCGGCGGTCCAGGTGGCCGACGCCCCCGCCGCGACCCCGGCCGAGCCGGCCGACCCCGCCGCGGAGGCCGACGTACCGGCCGAGCCGGCCCCCGGGTCCGCCGAGGCGGCGCAGCCCGTCGCCGCCGATGCCGAGCCGGCCGTCGGCGAGCCCGCCCCGGCCGACGGCGAAGCCGCCGCCGCACCCCGGCCCTCCGTCGGCGACCCGGCCCCCGGCTACGCCGACGCCGAGCGCGAGGCCGTCCTGCGCGTCATGCGCGAGCGGCGCGACATCCGCAACGGCTTCCGCACCGACCCGATCCCGCACGAGGTGCTGCTGCGCGTCCTGGAGGCCGCCCACCACGCCCCGAGCGTCGGCCACTCCCAGCCGTGGGACTTCGTCGTCATCCGCTCGGCCGAGACCCGCCGCACCATGCACGAGCTCGCCCAGCGCCAGCGCGAGGCCTACGCCAAGTCGCTGCCCAAGGGCCGGGCCAAGCAGTTCAAGGAACTGAAGATCGAGGCCATCCTCGACACCCCGGTCAACATCGTGGTCACCGCCGACCCCACCCGCGGCGGCCGCCACACCCTCGGCCGGCACACCCAGCCGCAGATGGCCCCGTACTCCTCCGCCCTCGCCGTCGAGAACCTCTGGCTCGCCGCGCGCGCCGAGGGCCTCGGCGTGGGCTGGGTCAGCTTCTTCGACGAGCGCGAGATGGTCCGCGCGCTCGGCCTCCCCGAGCACCTGGAGGTCGTCGCCTACCTGTGCGTCGGGTACGTCGACGAGTTCCCCGAGGAGCCGGAGCTGATGCAGGCGGGCTGGGCCCAGCGCCGTCCGCTGGCCTGGGTCGTGCACGAGGAGACGTACGGGCGCCGCGCGCTGCCCGGCGAGGCCCCGCACGACCTGCTCTCCGACACCGTCGCCGGAATCCGCCCGCTCGACGCCAAGGCGCTCGGCGAGGCCTGGGAGCGGCAGAAGCGTATGACGAAGCCCGCGGGCGCACTGGGCATGCTGGAGATCATCTCCGCGCAGCTGGCCGGCCTGTCGCGCGTCTGCCCGCCGCCGATCCCGGAGCCGGCCGCCGTCGCGATCTTCGCCGGCGACCACGGCGTCCACGCCCAGGGCGTCACGCCGTGGCCCCAGGAGGTCACCACGCAGATGGTGGCCAACTTCCTGGGCGGCGGGGCCGTCTGCAACGCCTTCGCCAACCAGGTCGGCGCCGAGGTGTGCGTCGTGGACGTCGGCGTGAAGGGCGACCTGCCGGCCACCCCGGGCCTGCTGCCCCGCAAGGTCCGCCCCGGCACGGACGACCTGTCGGCGGGCCCCGCGATGAGCCGCGAGGACGCCGTCGCGGCCATCGAGGTCGGCATCGAGACCGCGCGCGACCTCGTCGCGGCGGGCAACAAGGCCCTCCTGACGGGCGAGATGGGCATCGCGAACACCACGGTGTCCGCCGCCCTGATCTCCGTCTTCACGGGCGTCGACCCGGCGGAGGTCACCGGCCGCGGCACCGGCATCAACGACGAGACCCACGCCCGCAAGGTCGACGTGGTCCGCCGCGCCCTGGAGCTCCACCAGCCGGACGTGAACGACCCGATCGGCGTCCTGGCGGCCATCGGCGGCCTGGAGCACGCCGCGATCGTCGGCCTGATCCTCGGCGGCGCCTCCCTGCGCACGCCGGTCATCCTGGACGGCGTGAGCGCGGGCGCGGCCGCCCTGGTGGCCCGCGCCATCGCCCCCGAAGCCCTGTCGGCCTGCATCGCGGGCCACCGCAGCGCGGAACCGGGCCACGTGGCCGCCCTGAACAAGCTGGGCCTGCGCCCCCTGGTCGACCTGGACCTCCGCCTCGGCGAAGGCACGGGCGCCCTCCTGGCCCTCCCCCTGGTCCAGAGCGCGGCCCGCGCGATGCACGAGGTGGCCACGTTCGACTCGGCGGGCGTGACGGAGAAGTAG
- a CDS encoding methionine ABC transporter ATP-binding protein, with translation MITTSGLTKVYQSRGREVTALDGVDLHVREGEVYGVIGQSGAGKSSLIRCVNLLERPTTGTVTVDGVELTALAGRGRRAGKELREARSRIGMVFQHFNLLSSRTVQANIELPLEILGVDRRERSRKALELLDLVGLADKAKAYPTQLSGGQKQRVGIARALAGDPKVLLSDEATSALDPETTRSILQLLRDLNRQLGLTVLLITHEMDVVKSICDSAALMKKGRIIESGTVSELLATPGSELAAELFPVSGTATGPERTVVDVTFHGEAATQPVISQLSRTYNIDISILGAAMDTVAGRQIGRMRIELPGRYEDNVVPVGFLREQGLQVDVVDGTAPATDEIDDELAELVKDGAK, from the coding sequence GTGATCACCACATCGGGCCTCACGAAGGTCTACCAGTCCCGTGGCCGCGAGGTCACCGCCCTGGACGGCGTCGACCTCCACGTCCGCGAGGGCGAGGTCTACGGAGTCATCGGCCAGAGCGGCGCCGGCAAGTCCTCCCTCATCCGCTGCGTGAACCTGCTGGAACGCCCCACCACCGGCACCGTCACCGTCGACGGCGTCGAGCTCACCGCCCTCGCCGGCCGCGGCCGGCGCGCCGGCAAGGAGCTCCGCGAGGCCCGCAGCCGCATCGGCATGGTCTTCCAGCACTTCAACCTGCTCTCCTCCCGGACCGTCCAGGCCAACATCGAACTCCCTCTGGAGATCCTCGGCGTGGACCGCCGAGAGCGCTCCCGCAAGGCCCTGGAGCTCCTGGACCTCGTCGGCCTCGCCGACAAGGCCAAGGCCTACCCCACCCAGCTCTCCGGCGGCCAGAAGCAGCGCGTCGGCATCGCCCGCGCCCTGGCCGGCGACCCCAAGGTGCTCCTCTCCGACGAGGCCACCAGCGCCCTCGACCCCGAGACCACCCGCTCCATCCTCCAGCTCCTGCGCGACCTGAACCGCCAGCTCGGCCTCACCGTCCTGCTCATCACGCACGAGATGGACGTCGTCAAGAGCATCTGCGACTCCGCCGCCCTGATGAAGAAGGGCCGGATCATCGAGTCCGGCACCGTCTCCGAGCTCCTCGCCACCCCCGGCTCCGAGCTCGCCGCCGAACTCTTCCCCGTCAGCGGCACCGCCACCGGCCCCGAGCGCACGGTCGTCGACGTCACCTTCCACGGCGAGGCCGCCACCCAGCCGGTCATCTCCCAGCTCTCCCGCACGTACAACATCGACATCTCGATCCTCGGCGCCGCGATGGACACCGTCGCCGGCCGCCAGATCGGCCGCATGCGCATCGAACTGCCCGGCCGCTACGAGGACAACGTCGTACCCGTCGGCTTCCTGCGCGAGCAGGGCCTCCAGGTCGACGTGGTCGACGGGACGGCCCCCGCCACGGACGAAATCGACGACGAACTGGCCGAACTGGTCAAGGACGGTGCCAAGTGA
- a CDS encoding methionine ABC transporter permease — protein MTWSEMQPLLTQGTYDTLYMVLWSTLVTVLGGLPIGILLVLTDKGGLLRNQPLNKALGVIVNIGRSLPFIILLIALIPVTTAVVGTFIGPTAMIVPLAIGAIPFFARLVETAVREVDHGLIEAVESMGGGIPTLVGKVLLPQALPSLVAAVTTTVITLVGYSAMAGAVGGEGLGSKAITYGFQRFETGFMVATVVVLIALVTVIQLIGDGVVRVLARRGRTA, from the coding sequence GTGACCTGGTCCGAGATGCAGCCCCTGCTCACCCAGGGCACGTACGACACCCTCTACATGGTCCTGTGGTCCACCCTGGTGACCGTCCTCGGCGGACTGCCCATCGGCATCCTCCTCGTCCTCACCGACAAGGGCGGCCTCCTGCGCAACCAGCCGCTCAACAAGGCCCTCGGCGTGATCGTGAACATAGGCCGCTCGCTGCCGTTCATCATCCTGCTGATCGCCCTGATCCCCGTCACCACGGCCGTCGTCGGCACCTTCATCGGCCCCACCGCCATGATCGTCCCGCTCGCCATCGGCGCCATCCCCTTCTTCGCCCGCCTCGTCGAGACCGCCGTCCGCGAGGTCGACCACGGCCTGATCGAAGCCGTCGAGTCCATGGGCGGCGGCATCCCGACCCTCGTCGGCAAGGTCCTGCTCCCGCAGGCCCTGCCCTCCCTGGTCGCCGCCGTCACCACCACCGTCATCACCCTCGTCGGCTACTCCGCCATGGCCGGCGCCGTCGGCGGCGAAGGACTCGGCTCCAAGGCCATCACCTACGGCTTCCAGCGCTTCGAGACCGGCTTCATGGTCGCCACCGTCGTGGTCCTGATCGCCCTCGTCACGGTGATCCAGCTGATCGGCGACGGCGTGGTGCGCGTCCTCGCCCGCCGCGGCCGGACAGCCTGA
- a CDS encoding glycerophosphodiester phosphodiesterase: protein MMQGGTARRTVLGAAVLAAGTGITTLGAGTASASEAGHGDGGYRDLPVPLVIGHRGSSGYRPEHTLGSYQLALDLGADVVEQDLVPTKDGHLVCRHENEIGGTTDVADHPGFAGRRTTKTVDGVSVTGWFTEDFTLAELRTLRAKERIPAIRQRNTLYDGRWPVPTFEEVLRWADREGKRRGKRVWLHVETKHPTYFRGLGLGLEEPLAALLRRYGRDGRNAAVFLQSFEPSSIQRLSRLVSAPRVVLLSAANTRPWDFEVAKDPRTVADLVKPEGLKWISGFAQGIGPTLDLIVPRGADGKLGAPTTLVRDAHARGLVLHPYTARNENTFLPAEYRKGTDPNAYGDAFGAFQRYFELGIDGIFTDNPDTGLLAAEAFRPGRGVNR from the coding sequence ATGATGCAAGGTGGGACAGCCCGGCGCACCGTCCTGGGAGCAGCGGTCCTCGCGGCCGGAACCGGAATCACCACGCTCGGCGCGGGCACCGCCTCCGCGAGCGAGGCCGGGCACGGCGACGGCGGCTACCGCGACCTCCCCGTCCCCCTGGTCATCGGCCACCGCGGCTCCAGCGGCTACCGGCCCGAGCACACCCTCGGCTCCTACCAACTCGCCCTCGACCTCGGCGCCGACGTCGTCGAACAGGACCTCGTCCCCACCAAGGACGGCCACCTGGTCTGCCGCCACGAGAACGAGATCGGCGGCACCACCGACGTCGCCGACCACCCCGGGTTCGCCGGCCGCCGCACCACCAAGACCGTCGACGGGGTCTCCGTCACCGGCTGGTTCACCGAGGACTTCACCCTGGCCGAGCTGCGCACCCTGCGCGCCAAGGAGCGCATTCCGGCCATCCGCCAGCGCAACACCCTCTACGACGGCCGCTGGCCCGTCCCCACCTTCGAAGAGGTCCTGCGCTGGGCCGACCGCGAGGGCAAGCGGCGCGGCAAGCGCGTTTGGCTGCACGTCGAGACCAAGCACCCCACCTACTTCCGCGGCCTCGGCCTCGGCCTGGAGGAACCCCTCGCCGCCCTGCTGCGCCGCTACGGCCGCGACGGCCGGAACGCCGCCGTCTTCCTCCAGTCCTTCGAGCCCTCCAGCATCCAGCGGCTCTCCCGCCTGGTGTCCGCCCCGCGCGTGGTGCTGCTCTCCGCCGCGAACACCCGGCCCTGGGACTTCGAGGTGGCCAAGGACCCCCGCACCGTCGCCGACCTGGTCAAGCCCGAGGGCCTGAAGTGGATCTCCGGCTTCGCCCAGGGCATCGGCCCCACCCTGGACCTCATCGTCCCGCGCGGCGCCGACGGCAAGCTCGGCGCCCCCACCACCCTGGTGCGCGACGCCCACGCCCGCGGCCTCGTCCTGCACCCCTACACCGCCCGCAACGAGAACACCTTCCTGCCGGCCGAATACCGCAAGGGCACCGACCCGAACGCCTACGGCGACGCCTTCGGCGCCTTCCAGCGGTACTTCGAGCTCGGCATCGACGGCATCTTCACCGACAACCCCGACACCGGACTCCTCGCCGCCGAGGCCTTCCGCCCCGGACGCGGCGTCAACCGCTAG
- a CDS encoding GNAT family N-acetyltransferase: MGMSVTISAAAAEDAEQIFKLQYLAFQREAELYGNYLIQPLTQSLDSLKEELATDTVLVARLGDEVVGAVRGSVGEDGTASIAKLCVHPRLQGHGLGARLLRAVEEALAGHGGTTRFRLHTGHKSESNLRLYRKAGYAKVGNRTASDGVHLVILEKDAEVPADYTVSA; the protein is encoded by the coding sequence ATGGGCATGAGCGTGACCATTTCGGCGGCGGCCGCCGAAGACGCCGAGCAGATCTTCAAGCTGCAGTACCTGGCGTTCCAGCGGGAGGCCGAGCTGTACGGGAACTACCTCATCCAGCCGCTCACCCAGTCCCTGGACTCCCTGAAGGAGGAGCTGGCCACGGACACCGTCCTGGTGGCCCGGCTCGGTGACGAAGTGGTCGGCGCGGTGCGCGGCAGCGTCGGCGAGGACGGCACGGCCAGCATCGCCAAGCTGTGCGTCCACCCCCGCCTCCAGGGCCACGGCCTCGGCGCCCGGCTGCTGCGCGCGGTCGAGGAGGCCCTCGCCGGCCACGGCGGCACCACCCGCTTCCGCCTGCACACCGGTCACAAGAGCGAGTCCAACCTGCGGCTCTACCGCAAGGCCGGCTACGCCAAGGTCGGCAACCGCACCGCCTCCGACGGGGTGCACCTGGTGATCCTGGAGAAGGACGCCGAGGTCCCCGCCGACTACACCGTCAGCGCCTGA